From Paraburkholderia fungorum, the proteins below share one genomic window:
- the zwf gene encoding glucose-6-phosphate dehydrogenase, giving the protein MTTQHASATPDLPLDMIIFGGTGDLSFRKLLPALYMAHLHCNLPPDTRILTIGRKPWSRDEYINEFMEAKAKPFIEKKAFDAAAWDKFMALFEYVRMDVDSIDDYQRLKEVSREGVRRVFYLATSPDLFTNICDNLSSAGLVDENSRVVLEKPLGHDLASAQEINTAVGKHFNEAQIYRIDHYLGKETVQNLMVLRFGNPIFGPLWQAPYIKSVQITVAETVGVGSRAGFYDKTGALRDMVQNHLLQLLCIVAMEPPVSLDPDAVRDEKLKVLRSLRPMTAEDISRDTVRGQYTAGAVDGEAVKGYLEEDNVPAGSRAETFVALRAHINNWRWANVPFFLRTGKRMQKKVSEIVIEFSELPFSIIPSGGRNYGNKLVIQLQPEESIQLQMLAKEPGSGMHMLPVSLNLDLQQAFTERRAEAYERLLIDVIRGRLTHFMRRDELEAAWAWAEPILEGWAKSGERPRGYTAGTFGPAASTALMAREKNAVWAEESQ; this is encoded by the coding sequence ATGACGACCCAACACGCTTCTGCCACTCCCGATTTGCCGCTCGACATGATCATTTTCGGCGGCACCGGCGACCTGTCGTTTCGCAAGCTGCTGCCCGCGCTCTACATGGCGCATCTGCATTGCAACCTGCCGCCGGACACCCGCATTCTCACGATTGGCCGCAAGCCGTGGTCGCGTGACGAATACATCAACGAATTCATGGAAGCGAAGGCCAAGCCCTTCATCGAAAAGAAAGCGTTCGATGCTGCTGCATGGGACAAATTCATGGCGCTGTTCGAATACGTGCGGATGGACGTCGATTCGATCGACGACTACCAGCGCCTGAAAGAAGTGTCGCGCGAAGGCGTGCGCCGCGTGTTCTATCTCGCGACGTCACCGGATCTGTTCACGAATATCTGCGACAACCTTTCGTCGGCGGGGCTGGTCGACGAGAATTCGCGCGTCGTGCTCGAGAAGCCGCTCGGTCACGATCTGGCGTCCGCGCAGGAAATCAACACAGCGGTCGGCAAGCACTTCAACGAAGCGCAGATTTACCGGATCGACCACTACCTCGGCAAGGAAACCGTGCAGAACCTGATGGTGCTGCGCTTCGGCAATCCGATTTTCGGGCCGCTGTGGCAGGCTCCGTATATCAAGAGCGTGCAGATCACGGTCGCGGAAACGGTCGGCGTGGGCAGCCGCGCGGGTTTCTACGACAAGACCGGCGCGCTGCGCGACATGGTGCAGAACCACCTGCTGCAACTGCTGTGCATCGTCGCAATGGAGCCGCCCGTGTCGCTCGACCCGGATGCGGTCCGCGATGAAAAGCTGAAGGTGCTGCGCTCGCTGCGTCCGATGACTGCCGAAGATATTTCGCGCGATACCGTGCGCGGTCAGTACACCGCAGGCGCGGTCGACGGCGAGGCGGTGAAAGGCTACCTCGAAGAAGACAACGTGCCGGCCGGCAGCCGTGCCGAAACCTTCGTCGCGTTGCGCGCACATATCAACAACTGGCGCTGGGCCAACGTGCCGTTTTTCCTGCGCACCGGCAAGCGGATGCAGAAGAAGGTGTCGGAGATCGTCATCGAGTTCTCCGAGTTGCCGTTCTCGATCATTCCGAGCGGTGGCCGCAACTATGGCAACAAACTCGTGATCCAGCTGCAGCCGGAAGAATCGATCCAGTTGCAGATGCTCGCGAAGGAGCCGGGCAGCGGCATGCATATGCTGCCGGTGAGCCTGAATCTGGATTTGCAGCAGGCGTTCACCGAGCGTCGCGCGGAAGCGTACGAGCGTTTGCTGATCGACGTGATTCGCGGACGCCTCACTCACTTCATGCGCCGCGACGAACTGGAAGCCGCATGGGCATGGGCCGAACCGATTCTGGAAGGCTGGGCCAAGTCGGGCGAACGGCCGCGCGGTTATACGGCGGGGACGTTCGGGCCTGCGGCGTCGACGGCGCTGATGGCTCGCGAGAAGAACGCCGTGTGGGCGGAAGAATCGCAGTAA
- a CDS encoding nucleoside hydrolase, which produces MTVISISACGGNELNAPDNAPKVIIDSDYNTLSDDGQLGVMAAQLQAQGSLKVLGITVVSGNQWLKQGVADALKSVERLGVENQIGVYAGANYALSHDFATIQAELKQFPGGDGYLGAWSTPEPASDSDLVAPPDGFATHTKVQGKSAVDFIVDSVKQYPGEVTILAIGPLTNIALATRQHPEIVPLIKQIIYMGGAIDVPGNTTPTAEFNWWFDPEAAKTVLHLPIKQVVVPLDVTDTVKMDKALYDRVAHDPAKQTIITQLFKTLNGYGFDGKNGFETNPDYTTNIWDTLTLAYLMHPSFATQTVDEWVDVDTSFGANDGKATGYTSSPPAGLQKMTIVKRFDNPAFFDFYVDLLTRPVPVKLSN; this is translated from the coding sequence ATGACCGTTATAAGTATCTCAGCGTGCGGCGGCAATGAACTCAACGCACCTGATAACGCACCCAAAGTAATTATCGACAGCGATTACAACACGCTGAGCGACGACGGCCAGCTCGGCGTCATGGCCGCGCAATTACAGGCACAAGGCTCGCTGAAAGTACTCGGTATTACGGTCGTGTCCGGTAATCAATGGCTGAAACAGGGCGTCGCGGATGCACTGAAATCCGTCGAACGGCTCGGTGTGGAAAATCAGATCGGCGTTTATGCGGGCGCCAATTACGCTTTATCGCATGACTTCGCGACGATTCAGGCCGAACTGAAACAATTCCCCGGTGGTGACGGTTATCTCGGTGCGTGGAGTACGCCCGAGCCGGCATCCGACAGCGACCTCGTTGCGCCGCCCGACGGTTTCGCGACGCACACCAAAGTGCAAGGCAAAAGCGCGGTCGATTTCATTGTCGATTCGGTCAAGCAATATCCCGGCGAAGTGACGATCCTGGCCATCGGCCCGCTGACCAACATTGCACTCGCAACACGTCAGCATCCCGAGATCGTGCCGTTGATCAAGCAGATCATCTACATGGGCGGCGCGATCGACGTACCTGGCAACACGACGCCGACTGCCGAATTCAACTGGTGGTTCGACCCGGAGGCAGCAAAGACGGTATTGCATCTGCCGATCAAACAGGTGGTCGTGCCGCTCGACGTGACGGACACCGTCAAAATGGACAAGGCGCTTTACGACCGGGTTGCGCATGATCCGGCGAAGCAGACCATCATCACGCAATTGTTCAAGACGTTGAACGGCTATGGTTTCGACGGCAAGAATGGTTTCGAAACCAATCCGGACTACACGACGAATATCTGGGACACACTGACGCTCGCTTATCTGATGCATCCTTCGTTCGCGACGCAGACGGTCGACGAGTGGGTGGACGTGGATACGAGTTTTGGCGCCAATGACGGCAAGGCAACGGGTTATACGAGTTCGCCGCCGGCGGGTTTGCAGAAGATGACGATCGTCAAACGCTTCGACAATCCAGCCTTTTTCGATTTCTACGTTGATCTGCTGACGCGGCCGGTGCCGGTCAAATTATCGAATTGA
- a CDS encoding LysR family transcriptional regulator, with protein MIDRITAMRTFIRIVDTNSFTRAAESLNIPRATATTIVQNLEALLGTALLARTTRRLSVTPEGAAYYERCAQILADIDDMEASIRHATDNLTGRLRIEIPGAVASAIVLPALDDFHARYPNLDLAIGISNRTVDLISEAIDCSIQLGELPDSNLVARQLGTLEHVTCASPAYLARQGTPVDIDDLRGHVAVNCMSPHNGREVDFDFEVDGEAQSVKVKGFVKVSDEQAYLTCGLQGLGLIQPARIAAQPYLDSGLLREVLPQWKPVPMPVSVAYVKNRRVSPRVRAFVDWLAELFEKAEHVDQDLTRVRQLLRGLHPA; from the coding sequence ATGATCGACAGAATAACCGCCATGCGCACATTCATCCGAATCGTGGACACCAACAGCTTCACCCGCGCAGCGGAGTCCCTAAACATCCCGCGAGCGACGGCGACCACGATCGTCCAGAACCTGGAAGCCCTGCTGGGCACAGCATTACTCGCCCGCACAACGCGACGTTTAAGCGTCACACCAGAAGGTGCCGCCTACTACGAACGCTGTGCGCAGATCCTCGCGGACATCGACGATATGGAAGCAAGCATCCGTCACGCAACGGATAATCTCACGGGTCGCCTGCGCATCGAAATACCGGGCGCGGTGGCAAGCGCAATCGTGCTGCCGGCACTGGACGACTTCCACGCGCGCTATCCGAACCTGGATCTGGCAATCGGCATCAGCAATCGCACGGTCGATCTGATCTCCGAAGCAATCGACTGCAGTATCCAGCTCGGCGAATTGCCCGACTCGAATCTCGTGGCGCGACAGCTAGGCACGCTCGAACACGTGACCTGCGCAAGTCCCGCGTACCTGGCGCGGCAAGGCACACCTGTCGATATCGACGATCTGCGCGGACACGTAGCGGTCAATTGCATGTCGCCGCATAACGGCCGCGAAGTGGATTTCGATTTCGAAGTGGACGGAGAAGCACAAAGCGTCAAGGTAAAAGGCTTCGTGAAGGTCAGCGACGAACAGGCGTATCTCACCTGCGGATTGCAAGGCCTCGGCCTCATCCAACCCGCGCGGATCGCAGCCCAGCCCTACCTCGACTCGGGATTACTGCGCGAAGTTCTGCCGCAATGGAAACCCGTGCCGATGCCGGTCTCGGTCGCGTATGTGAAGAACCGCCGGGTCTCGCCGCGCGTGCGGGCTTTCGTCGACTGGCTCGCGGAGTTGTTTGAAAAGGCGGAACACGTCGATCAGGATCTCACGCGCGTGCGCCAGTTGTTGCGCGGCCTGCATCCCGCCTGA
- a CDS encoding NAD(P)-dependent alcohol dehydrogenase encodes MSTTYAYAATDATAPLAPFEIQRRELRAHDVQMEVLFCGVCHSDLHQARNEWKNTVFPVVPGHEIVGRVTAVGPDVTKYKAGDLVGVGCLVDSCRTCASCKEDLEQYCENGFVGTYNGVDKVDGQITFGGYSTQLVVDEEFTLRVPENLDPAGAAPLLCAGITTYSPLRTWGAGPGKKVGIVGLGGLGHMGVKLARAMGAHVVLFTTSPSKIEDAKRLGAHEVVISKNAAEMEAHANSFDLIVNTVAAQHDLNPFLTLLKRDGTMTLVGAPEHDHPSPQVFNLIMKRRRLAGSLIGGIAETQEMLDFCGEHGITSDVEVIPMQGINEAYERMLKSDVKYRFVIDLDSLRK; translated from the coding sequence ATGAGCACGACTTATGCCTATGCAGCGACCGACGCTACCGCGCCGCTCGCCCCGTTCGAAATCCAGCGTCGCGAACTGCGCGCCCATGACGTGCAGATGGAAGTCCTGTTTTGCGGCGTGTGCCATTCCGATCTGCATCAGGCGCGCAATGAGTGGAAAAACACTGTGTTTCCGGTGGTGCCGGGCCACGAGATCGTCGGCCGCGTGACCGCTGTCGGGCCGGACGTGACAAAGTACAAGGCAGGCGATCTGGTGGGCGTCGGCTGTCTGGTCGATTCGTGCCGCACGTGTGCGAGTTGCAAGGAAGATCTCGAACAGTATTGCGAAAACGGTTTTGTCGGCACGTATAACGGCGTCGACAAGGTCGATGGTCAGATCACTTTCGGTGGCTATTCGACGCAACTGGTCGTCGACGAAGAATTCACGTTGCGTGTGCCGGAGAATCTCGACCCGGCGGGCGCCGCTCCGCTGTTGTGCGCGGGCATTACCACGTATTCGCCGCTGCGCACGTGGGGTGCGGGTCCTGGCAAGAAGGTCGGCATTGTCGGCCTCGGCGGCCTCGGTCATATGGGCGTGAAGCTGGCTCGCGCAATGGGCGCGCATGTCGTGCTGTTCACGACGTCGCCGTCGAAGATCGAAGACGCGAAGCGGCTTGGCGCGCACGAAGTGGTTATTTCGAAGAATGCCGCCGAGATGGAAGCGCATGCGAACAGCTTCGATCTGATCGTCAATACGGTGGCTGCGCAGCACGATCTGAATCCGTTTTTGACGCTACTCAAGCGTGATGGAACGATGACGCTGGTCGGTGCGCCGGAGCACGATCATCCGTCGCCGCAGGTTTTCAATCTGATCATGAAGCGTCGCCGTCTGGCTGGCTCGCTGATTGGCGGCATTGCCGAGACGCAGGAAATGCTGGATTTCTGCGGTGAACATGGAATTACTTCGGATGTCGAGGTGATTCCGATGCAGGGGATCAATGAGGCTTATGAACGGATGCTGAAGAGTGATGTCAAGTATCGGTTTGTGATTGATCTGGATTCTTTGCGGAAGTGA
- a CDS encoding AraC family transcriptional regulator has protein sequence MSTHSAAPVNADSAQQRLVELFDLLAPTPGFTRSSLEGVSLMRANTPMPRMPVMYEPSIVIVCQGRKRGFLGDQTFQYDAQQYLVLSVPLPFECETEASPEEPFLAISVRVDLTMVAELLMALNESQGATQNEPVGIYSTPLDPALSSAVQRLMEALASPLDARILAPGVVREICYRVLTGEQGDAIRAALTHQNHFGRIAKALRRIHADYHGQLDVDTLASEAGMSLAVFHAQFKAVTATSPMQYVKTTRLHHARLLMVQDGLNAGAAAARVGYESASQFSREFKRLFGLSPVDEVKRMRTVYDAPPPRVVKPVARYVTAV, from the coding sequence ATGTCAACCCATTCCGCAGCACCCGTCAACGCCGATTCCGCGCAGCAGCGTCTGGTCGAATTATTCGACCTGCTCGCGCCCACGCCGGGCTTTACACGGTCGAGCCTGGAGGGCGTCAGTCTGATGCGCGCCAACACGCCGATGCCGCGCATGCCGGTGATGTACGAGCCGAGCATCGTGATCGTCTGCCAGGGCCGCAAGCGCGGTTTTCTCGGCGATCAGACGTTCCAGTATGACGCGCAACAATATCTCGTGCTGTCGGTGCCGCTGCCGTTCGAATGCGAAACCGAGGCGAGCCCCGAAGAACCGTTTCTGGCGATCTCGGTGCGCGTCGATCTGACGATGGTGGCCGAGTTGTTGATGGCGCTCAACGAATCGCAGGGCGCGACGCAGAACGAGCCGGTCGGCATCTATTCGACGCCGCTCGACCCGGCGCTCAGCAGCGCAGTGCAGCGTCTGATGGAAGCGTTGGCATCGCCGCTCGATGCACGCATTCTCGCGCCGGGGGTGGTGCGGGAAATCTGTTATCGCGTGCTGACGGGCGAGCAGGGCGACGCGATTCGCGCGGCGCTCACGCATCAGAATCATTTTGGCCGCATCGCGAAGGCGCTGCGCCGCATTCACGCCGACTATCACGGGCAGCTCGATGTCGATACGCTTGCTTCCGAAGCCGGCATGAGCCTCGCCGTGTTCCATGCGCAATTCAAGGCCGTGACCGCGACTTCGCCGATGCAATACGTGAAGACCACGCGCCTGCATCACGCGCGTTTGTTGATGGTGCAGGATGGTCTGAACGCGGGTGCGGCAGCGGCGCGGGTCGGTTATGAGAGCGCGTCGCAATTCAGCCGCGAGTTCAAGCGTCTGTTCGGTCTGAGTCCGGTGGATGAAGTCAAACGCATGCGCACGGTCTACGATGCGCCGCCGCCGCGCGTGGTGAAGCCGGTTGCGCGCTATGTGACTGCGGTTTGA
- a CDS encoding putative quinol monooxygenase, whose amino-acid sequence MVKLALYVHLEAKPGKEKDVEAFLLSGLPLVEDEPATTAWFALKMGPSTFGIFDAFPDEAGRDAHLNGKVAAALMAKAGELLASPPSITKVDLLAAKLPGSGN is encoded by the coding sequence ATGGTCAAACTCGCGTTGTACGTGCATCTCGAAGCGAAGCCCGGCAAGGAAAAGGACGTCGAGGCTTTTCTGCTCAGCGGCCTGCCGCTCGTCGAAGACGAGCCCGCGACGACTGCCTGGTTCGCGTTGAAGATGGGGCCGTCCACGTTCGGTATTTTCGACGCCTTTCCCGACGAAGCCGGCCGTGACGCACATCTGAACGGCAAAGTCGCGGCCGCGTTGATGGCGAAGGCCGGCGAGCTGCTGGCGTCGCCGCCGAGCATCACGAAGGTCGATCTGCTGGCCGCCAAATTGCCGGGGTCGGGGAACTGA
- a CDS encoding sensor domain-containing diguanylate cyclase, protein MLDILARGSTPDDGAPKNVSTGDDSEMFELAPVSLWLEDFSAVRALFDGWRADGVTDLRAHFAADPERVAECAHSIRVIKVNQKTLTQFEAADFDALTGNLASVFRDDMLQTHLEELCQLWEGKSQFTSHTVNYTLGGRRLDVLLKGVVLPGHEGNWDRVLVSVEDITELEGARHRVTLAEQYVRGLFEHSPVSLWVEDFSAVKRLLDDARAAGINDFRVFTDVHPEFVERCMQEIHVLDVNQHTLDMFAAKDKKTLLAHLPSVFRDDMRPHFREQLIDLWDNKLFQQREVLNYSLDGSEVHVHLQFSVLPGHEQSWDLVLVALTDITARKKAEAYLEFLGKHDVLTKLRNRSFYVDELNRLERKGPWPVTIIMADLNGLKRVNDQLGHAAGDALLRRAGEVLAKAMEAPFHAARIGGDEFAILMPDTDERGGAAMIDSIRQLVEMNNQFYPGSPLSFSMGAATCQRGDRLEAGVQRADLLMYEEKRLHYANQPSTNAGDSSK, encoded by the coding sequence ATGCTGGATATCCTTGCACGCGGCTCCACGCCCGACGATGGCGCCCCGAAGAACGTCTCCACCGGAGACGACTCCGAGATGTTCGAACTCGCGCCGGTCTCGCTGTGGCTCGAAGATTTCAGCGCTGTACGCGCATTGTTCGACGGATGGCGAGCCGACGGCGTGACCGATCTGCGCGCCCATTTCGCCGCCGACCCGGAGCGGGTTGCCGAATGCGCGCACAGCATCCGCGTGATCAAGGTCAACCAGAAGACGCTGACTCAGTTCGAAGCCGCCGACTTCGACGCGCTGACCGGCAATCTCGCGTCGGTGTTCCGCGACGACATGCTGCAGACCCATCTCGAAGAGCTTTGCCAGTTGTGGGAAGGCAAATCGCAGTTCACGAGCCACACGGTCAACTACACGCTGGGCGGCCGGCGCCTCGACGTGCTGCTCAAGGGCGTGGTGTTGCCGGGCCACGAAGGCAACTGGGACCGCGTGCTGGTGTCGGTTGAAGACATTACGGAACTCGAAGGCGCACGGCACCGCGTGACGCTCGCGGAACAGTACGTGCGCGGTTTGTTCGAACACTCGCCGGTGTCGCTGTGGGTCGAGGATTTCAGTGCGGTCAAACGTCTGCTCGACGATGCGCGCGCGGCCGGCATCAACGACTTCCGCGTGTTTACCGACGTGCACCCGGAGTTTGTCGAACGCTGCATGCAGGAGATTCACGTGCTCGACGTGAACCAGCACACACTCGACATGTTCGCCGCCAAAGACAAAAAAACGCTATTGGCGCACCTGCCGAGCGTATTTCGGGACGACATGCGTCCGCATTTTCGCGAGCAGCTGATCGACCTGTGGGACAACAAGCTGTTCCAGCAGCGCGAAGTGCTCAACTATTCGCTCGACGGCAGCGAGGTCCACGTTCACCTGCAATTCTCGGTGCTGCCGGGGCATGAACAGAGTTGGGACCTGGTGCTGGTCGCACTCACGGACATCACCGCGCGCAAGAAGGCCGAAGCCTACCTGGAATTCCTCGGCAAACACGACGTGCTGACCAAGCTGCGCAACCGCTCTTTTTACGTCGACGAACTGAACCGGCTCGAACGCAAAGGTCCGTGGCCGGTGACGATCATCATGGCGGACCTGAACGGTCTGAAACGCGTGAACGATCAGCTCGGCCACGCCGCCGGCGACGCGCTGCTGCGGCGTGCCGGCGAAGTGCTCGCGAAGGCGATGGAAGCGCCGTTCCACGCGGCGCGGATCGGCGGAGACGAATTTGCGATCCTGATGCCGGACACCGACGAACGCGGCGGCGCGGCGATGATCGACTCGATCCGCCAACTGGTGGAAATGAACAACCAGTTCTATCCGGGCTCGCCGCTGAGCTTCTCGATGGGCGCGGCGACCTGTCAGCGCGGCGACAGGCTCGAAGCGGGCGTGCAGCGCGCCGATCTGCTGATGTATGAAGAGAAACGCCTGCACTATGCGAACCAGCCGTCGACGAACGCCGGCGACAGTTCGAAGTAG